A single region of the Dehalococcoidia bacterium genome encodes:
- a CDS encoding SUF system NifU family Fe-S cluster assembly protein yields MSSVDLRELYQDLIREHNSKPRNFHALEGANRKVDGYNPLCGDKLTVYLKVTSDVIQDVGIQGSGCAISRASASLMSENVKGKTVAQAEKLFKAFRAMITREPGADFDADALGDLEVFSGVSEYPARVKCATLPWHTMHAALAGKGKEISTE; encoded by the coding sequence GTGTCGTCCGTTGACCTGCGCGAGTTGTACCAGGACCTCATACGCGAGCATAACAGCAAGCCGCGGAACTTCCACGCACTGGAGGGCGCGAACCGCAAGGTGGACGGCTACAACCCTCTCTGCGGAGACAAGCTCACCGTGTACCTGAAGGTGACGAGCGATGTCATACAGGATGTCGGAATCCAGGGTTCGGGCTGCGCCATCTCTCGTGCGTCCGCTTCACTCATGTCCGAAAACGTCAAGGGCAAGACCGTGGCCCAGGCGGAGAAGCTGTTCAAAGCATTCCGCGCCATGATCACGCGGGAGCCAGGCGCTGATTTCGACGCCGACGCACTGGGCGACCTGGAGGTCTTTTCCGGCGTCTCGGAGTATCCCGCGCGCGTCAAATGCGCCACCCTGCCGTGGCACACGATGCACGCCGCTCTGGCAGGAAAAGGAAAAGAAATCTCGACTGAGTAG
- the sufT gene encoding putative Fe-S cluster assembly protein SufT, with product MMTEEQVTLKRDCEATQVPSGVKLHLTQGSLVVILQTLGGAFSVITEQGDMARIAAKDADVLGKVVAPVAQAAPAASQGPVDETLLWEQLKTIFDPEIPINIVDLGLIYGCRVTPLPQGGNRVDVSMTMTAPGCGMGDVLKVDAEAKLLTVPGVTEACVEVVWEPAWSTSLMTEEARLALGM from the coding sequence ATGATGACTGAAGAGCAGGTTACCCTTAAGCGCGACTGCGAGGCGACTCAGGTCCCCAGCGGCGTGAAGCTGCATCTCACCCAGGGCAGCCTTGTGGTGATTCTGCAGACGTTGGGGGGCGCCTTCAGTGTGATAACGGAGCAGGGGGACATGGCGCGCATTGCGGCGAAAGACGCCGATGTCTTGGGCAAGGTGGTCGCGCCCGTCGCACAGGCGGCCCCCGCCGCGTCACAGGGGCCGGTGGACGAGACGCTGCTGTGGGAGCAGTTGAAGACCATCTTCGACCCGGAGATCCCGATTAACATCGTGGACCTGGGGCTTATCTACGGCTGCCGCGTCACGCCTCTGCCCCAGGGCGGGAACAGAGTGGACGTGAGCATGACCATGACCGCGCCCGGCTGCGGGATGGGCGATGTGCTCAAGGTGGACGCCGAGGCCAAGCTGCTGACCGTGCCCGGTGTCACCGAGGCCTGCGTGGAGGTGGTCTGGGAGCCTGCCTGGAGCACCAGCTTGATGACCGAAGAGGCGAGGCTCGCCCTCGGCATGTGA
- a CDS encoding Rrf2 family transcriptional regulator — protein sequence MHIPIAVDYGVRALVDMAQHVDQGLARTSDIARRNAIPELYLEQLLHTLNRRGLTRSQRGPQGGHALAVNPTDITLSMVVAALGETPTLVPCMDNLDKCSLVPACAQRDVWRTVEQAIRNVLDTTTIEDLVTRTSPTPPKADVAVKPMHPVKEPIAVRGP from the coding sequence ATGCACATTCCGATAGCGGTTGACTATGGAGTCCGGGCGCTGGTGGACATGGCACAGCATGTGGACCAGGGGCTGGCCCGCACGTCGGACATCGCCCGGCGCAACGCCATCCCGGAGCTGTACCTGGAGCAACTCCTGCATACGCTGAACAGGAGAGGGCTGACGCGGAGCCAGCGCGGCCCCCAGGGAGGCCACGCGCTGGCGGTCAACCCCACGGACATCACGTTGAGCATGGTGGTGGCGGCCCTCGGCGAGACGCCGACCTTGGTGCCCTGCATGGACAACCTCGACAAGTGCTCCCTGGTCCCGGCCTGCGCCCAGCGGGACGTGTGGCGGACGGTGGAGCAGGCCATCCGCAATGTCCTGGACACCACCACCATCGAGGACCTGGTGACACGGACCAGTCCCACGCCGCCGAAAGCGGACGTGGCGGTGAAGCCGATGCATCCCGTGAAAGAGCCCATCGCCGTCAGAGGCCCGTGA
- a CDS encoding iron-sulfur cluster assembly accessory protein, whose amino-acid sequence MITITPSAAAQIKEIIAQEKKDGLALRLFLDNRNGGGQYGLGFDDQVREGDTELESEGLKILVDSASAPYVAGSEIDFAGGLEGKGFTITNPNAQHMHGEGGCGSGGCGAGGCACGSSSESGSEAGSGAGGCGSGGCACGGH is encoded by the coding sequence ATGATCACCATTACACCTTCAGCGGCGGCCCAGATCAAGGAAATCATCGCCCAGGAGAAAAAGGACGGCTTGGCCCTCCGTCTCTTCCTGGACAATCGCAACGGCGGCGGCCAATACGGCCTTGGCTTCGACGACCAGGTGCGCGAAGGCGACACCGAATTGGAGAGCGAAGGCCTGAAGATACTGGTGGACTCCGCCAGCGCCCCCTACGTGGCCGGCTCGGAGATTGACTTCGCGGGCGGTCTGGAGGGCAAGGGATTCACCATCACCAACCCCAACGCGCAGCACATGCATGGCGAAGGTGGCTGCGGGAGCGGCGGCTGCGGCGCGGGCGGTTGCGCCTGCGGGAGCAGCAGCGAATCCGGGAGCGAGGCTGGGAGCGGTGCGGGTGGCTGCGGGAGCGGCGGCTGCGCCTGCGGTGGCCACTAA